The sequence below is a genomic window from Synechococcus sp. PCC 7335.
TCAGCGAGGCCGTTTCACCAATTGCCCGAGAGAGTGCCAAAATCATACCAGTGAGAATACCTGGCGCCGCCGCCGGTAGCACATGGCTTCGAACGACCTGCCAACGGGTTGCGCCGAGGGCATAGCCCGCGAGCCTGAGGCTTTCAGGGATGGCCCGCAAAGCTTCTCTGGTTGCCACGATAACAATAGGTAAGATCAGCAGAGATATTGTCAAGGAACCAGAAAGCACACTACGGCCTCCAGTAATAGGCTCCATAATTCTGACAAAAACAGCTAAACCCAACAGTCCGTAGATGATAGAGGGTACACCAGCTAGATTTCCAATGTTGATCTCTACAAAACGAGTAAACCAATTATCCCCAGCAAACTCTTCTAAATAGATACCAGCCCCTACACCGATTGGGAAAGCGAAGAGTGCCACTAGTCCCATTAGCCAGACAGTCCCTGCCAAAGCAGCAACGATACCTGCTCTTTCTGCTTTTCGAGAAGGAAAACTAGTCACGAAATTCCAATTAAGCGTACCCAAGCCGTCCATTAGAATAGTCAACAGTAACCAGGCCAAAATAACGACTGAGACAATCGTTGCGCCCCAGGCTGCGGCCTTGAATATTCGGTCTATGGTGTAACGCCTGTTGAGATTAACCGCAAAGCTACTTTTTTGGGCGCCTTGTGGTGCGTTTTGCTGGGGGCGAGAGGAGATATTTGTTTCCATTTCAACAACGTTAGCTCTGCATCTGTAGGGTTAATCTTGTTCTCTTGAGCGCTTTTTTCTGTTCTTTTCTCCGAAGTCCTCTAGGCTCCGCTATTTCATCGAGGGACGATCCTTAGTCATATTTTTCTCGGAAGCGGCGAACAAACCAGAAGCTGAAGATATTCAGCGCAAAGGTCATCAAGAACAAAGTCATACCGACAGCAAAGAGAGTTTTATAAGCGATTGTTCCATGGGGAGCATCACCTGCGGTAATCTGCACAATGAAAGCTGTCATTGTCATAACAGGGACGAAAGGATTAAATCCTAACGTGGGGTTCGCGCCAGCAGCAAGGGTTACAATCATGGTTTCACCTACCGCTCTTGATATCGCTAGGATCAAAGAAGAAACAATCCCCGAGACCGCCGCTGGCAGAATCACTGAAACTACGGTTTCTCGTTTCGTGGCACCAAGTGCATAGGCACCATCTTTGAGGCTACGAGGGACTGAGTAAAGCGCATCTTCACTGAGAGAGGCTACCAGCGGCGTGATCATAACGCCTAGTACTAAACCAGCGCTAAGCGCGTTAAAGCCCTGTAGGTTCGGCAAGAATGTTTGCAAGAACGGCGTCACAGTGAGAAGTGCGAAGTAGCCATACACAACGGTAGGAACGCCTGCTAAGATCTCTAGAATCGGCTTCAGGATCTTCCGTACCCCAGGGGTAGCATATTCACTTAGGCAAATAGCGGAAAGTAACCCCAGTGGCAGTGCTACTAGAACAGAAATCACCGCAATCATCACAGTCGCACTGATCAATACGAAGATGCCGAACTGCTTACTAGCAAACAGCGGCGTCCAGCGGGTTTCGGTTAGGAATCGAATGATTGAGATCTCTTGAAAGAAGGCAACTGTCTCAAAGATCAAGGTGGCCAGGATGCCAATAGTCGTGAAGATTGAGATGGCGGCGAATGCACCGAAGATAATTTTGACGATGGTCTGAACCATTCTGGCGCGATCGCGCTTTGGATTCCAGCTACCTGGCGCGATATCGCCCTTTACATTTGCCGTCATTGAAGAAACCTCGAAGCTGCGTTAACTACAATCGAAAGTGGATAGCCGAATAAAGCCATAGTCTATTCGACTATCCCTAATCAAATGAGAAAGTCTAGATAGGATCTTTACCCAACTTACCTTCTTCTACCCGTGACTTGGCTTGGGCCAAAGCGTCATCAGGCAGTGTAATGTAGCCAGCTTCTTGGACTAGCTCACCGTTCTCAGCATCTAGCTGATAGTCGACGAACGCCTTGACCTGAGGCTTGGTGTCATAAGCCTCTTTCTGCACGTAGAAGTACAAAGGCCGAGACATCGGATTGTAAGAACCGTCTGCAATTGTCTCACGAGAGGGTGCTACACACTCACCTGCTTCGTTTTCAATTTCTACAGACTTGAGCTGATCTTGGTTCTCTTCGTAGTACGCGTAGCCGAAGTAGCCTAAGCCGCCACTAGTAGATTCAACACCGGTCACAATCACGTTGTCATCTTCACTAGCTGTATAGTCGCCACGGCTAGCCCCTTCTTCACCACTGACTTCATCGGTAAAGTAGTCGAATGTACCTGAGTCTGTACCAGGGCCAAACAGCTCTAGCGGCTCGTCAGGAAACTCAGGATCGACCTGATTCCAGTTCTCGACAGAGCCCTCTGCATCAGGCGACCACATGGCATTTAGCTGCTCAACAGTTAAGCACTGCGCCCAATCATTCTCGGGATTTGTTACTAGCGTGATACCGTCATAAGCGATAGGTACTTCGATAAACTCGATGCCTGCTTCATCACAGAGTGCAACTTCTTCCTCCTTGATAGGACGAGAAGCATTTGAGATATCAGTTTCGCCTGCACAGAACTTTTTGAAGCCGCCACCCGACCCAGAGACGCCTACTGTCACCCTGGTATCTGGGTTAGCGATTTGGAATTCCTCTGCCATTGCCTCAGAGATAGGAAAGACAGTACTAGAACCGTCAATTTGAATTTCTCCAGAGACACCTGAGTCTGCATCAGCGGCGCTTACATCGGCAGCAGGATCTTCTGCGGTTCCGCCCCCGCAGGCAGCGAGGCTAGCACTCAACGCTAGAATGGAAAAAGAATAAGCGAGACGGGCTGGCCTCGCAGCGGATTTAATTTTCTGGGCAAAACGTTGCATGGAACCTATCACTCCTTTGATACTGATACCAGTTGACAAATGCTTAACGTGTTTATCTTTACGCGTTGGTACGCATTGGTTTTGTGTGCGCTGGTCTTGTGCGTATTAGCTATGTGACTAATATTCCGCAATTATCAAGCGGATACACAGTCGCATTTTGACTGAAAGCTACCGATAGAAAGTAAAGAGCAGGTTAAGGAACGGGTATCAGAAATTACATATTTGTCATTCACCTTAGTGCTCAAGAGCACACTTACCCAAATTGCTTATCCATACAGATTTCATACAGGTCTCAAAGGAGCTACTAAGAGAACAGAACTATGTACGCTGTGATTTATGACGGCAACTGCAATCTATGCGTGACCCTAGTACAGCTATTAGAAAAGTTGGATCGAGGTCAGCGGTTCAGCTACGTGCCTATGCAGGATGAAAAGACGCTAGCAAAGCTGGAGGTGACAGCGGCTGAGTGTGAAATGGGGATGATATTGATCGCACCGGCAACCGGAGAAGTCGCTGCCCAGCGTTGGCAAGGCAGTGATGCGGCTGAGGAGATTGGACGTTTGCTACCGATGGGAGATGTGTTTGTACGGGCCTACCGAGCGCTACCGGGGCTTAAATCAGGCGGCGATCGCACTTATGAGTTTGTCAGAGATAACCGCTATCAGCTCTTTGGCAAAAGGGCATCCACCTACACCTCGAACTATACAGCTTGCGCTGAAGGTGCCTGCGAGAAATATCTATCCGAGTAGAGTTCAGTGATACTGCTGTGGGATTTGATGTTCTATGCTTTGAGCCTTAGGAATATAGTGCTTGGATTAGTGCTTGGCTCTTAAGGGTTTAATCTAGAGAGCTTAATCTAGAGCTGCTAGCGGTGTGCATAAGGCTATGGCCCTGAGAAGATCACTTTTTCCAGGTCGCTGCGGCTAAGAGAATATTTAAAACTGCGCTGAATTGTTTTGCCGTCGCTACCTGCGTAATGGACCACAATGGAGTCTGTATCTAAAAGCAGCTCGGCAGTCCAGCCAGCGCTAGAGAAACGCCATTGGCTAATGTTATCGCTGTCGCGGTGGCATCCTTGGCTGGTGAGCCAGGTTTCGATATCGGGCAAGGGATGGTTATAGAGCGGGGCGGTAGCGGGAGGCATTGGGATAGTAAGGGAGAACGATGGATCTGAACGATAGATCTATAGCGCTTATAGCGCTGAGTCGCTTTGGGTTAAGCCAATGGTGCAGACTAGGATTAGGCAGCCAATGAACGTGATCCCCAAGATAAAAAGTGCAAAAAGCTCACCGGCTGATAGGGGGCGATCAGTAGAATCTAAGTAGGCGCTCGCCATTGGATCGTAAGACTTTGGAGAGGAACCACTAGGCGCATTAGCGCTCAGAGGGCGCATGACAGAAAGGCGGGAGTAGCCAATCTCATAGTCGTAACTGAGTCGCTTTTCAGGGCTGCTAAGGATAGCATAAGCTTCATTGAGTGCTTGAAACTTGCGCGTAGCAATTGCGCTTTCTAACTCAGTCGTATCTGGGTGGTAGAGCTTACTTAGATCGCGATAGGCACGGCGGATCTCTTGAACAGAGGCGTTCGGCCTTAGTCCTAAGAGGTCGTAGTGAGAATAAGGGGGCGAAGAAGTCGGATCTAGCATTGCTGTGAAACGGCTGAATTTTAGGCTTGGGCGAAGTAATAGGTAGAATCGTAATGGGTACGCAGAAGACGAATCTGGGCGATCGCAAACACTACTGGAATCACCCGGGCATAGTTGGTAGCCACTGCGCGCCAACCCAAGTCGGCAAGAAACCAAGTCCAAAGCGCAGGACCTAAGAAAGAGAGCAGTCCTCTAGTCGCACCGTAACGGGCTGAGGTCGCTATCATCCCACGAGTAGCAACATGAGCCGCTGCTCGCGATTGTACTTGAGCAGCGGCGCTCAGGCCCCCTTTGACTAAAGCCTGTTTAGCGACTTGGTAGCGAGCTAGGTGTAGCGCAAATTGGTTAGCAATTTGCTTTAGTAGCCAAGGGCGGACTAGAGCACTGACTGCTAAAGCGCCGCTGCCTTTTGCAAATAGAGCGAGCGGATTCTGCTTGAGTGTGTCTGGTAGCCGTTCAAATTCGGTGGTGTTTACGATGGCGCTACGGAGGTCTTTAGTGACTTTTTGCTGCTCTCTTGGCGGTAGCTGCTGCCAAGTTTTCTCTAATAGGATAAGGAAGACTTCCGATTCTAGCTCTGCAGTGGGCAGGTTTTCATAGCCACGCATTTTTAGATGGCGACACACCTGTAGCAGGGCTTGACGATAGCTGACTTGCTGGGTTCGATTTCGTAAAACAGTGAGTCCGTCAGCAGCTAGATAGCGAAAGCGGCGTTCGAGCAGAGCAATTTGATCTAGGCGATCATGCTTACTAATGTCTACTGGCTGCGGTGTATACAGATAATCTAACGGGTTGAACTTAGGCTGAAAGAGCAGTTGGGCGATGGCGTGTAGTTCCTTGTCAGTGGCGAGCTCTAATCCGCTTCTTAATTCATCCACTCGTTTTGCCTGCTGCGTCTCTAACATGCTTTTTACTTTAATAAGTATAAGAGGTTGGTTAATTATGTGGGATGTAGCCATTATCGGCGCAGGCTTGACAGGGCTAACCTGTGCGCGGCAGCTAAGAGCGGCTGGCCTAACAGTCTGCGTACTGGACAAATCACGAGGACTAGGCGGACGCATGGCGACGCGGCGAGTAGATGCCCAAGACTATGGGCGAGCCCACAGGCCAGTACGGGTGGATCATGGATTGCGATATTGGCAACCTTCAGCAACAATACAAACTCTAACAGACGAGCTGATAGCAGCAGATGTGTTGCGAGGGTGGAACGTCAGTGCTTATGAGCTGCATAAAGATGATGTGCTAGTGCCTATCGAAAGCCAACCGGTCTACGTGGTAAAAGCAGGAATGAGTGCAGTAGCCAAATATTTAGCGAATGGTCTAATCCCGGATGAAACCTTGCTGAGCAACCATCGTGCTATCGAACTTACGCCCGAGGGCAGTGGCTGGAGAATCACATGCGAAGAAGAAAGAGTCGTCTTAGCGCAGCGGTGTGCGATCGCGATTCCTGCTGCTCAGGCCGCTAATCTACTAGAAGCTCGCTCAGACGATACCAAAGAGAGTACTTCGCTATCTGATAGCTTGAATGAGCATGTCCTAGAGGCACTTAGAGCAGTCGAATACGACCCGTGCCTGACCGTTATCGCTGGTTATGGTGAGCAAGCTGAGATGGGTAAGCTTGACCCCAACGGCTGGATGGTCACTGATATTGCCGGCAGCTCAACCGACTGGACAGCGCTCGATAGCAGTAAAAGAGACAACCCTACAGAGACAGTCATCGTCATCCACAGCAAACCCGCCTTTGCAGAACGCTACATAGACACCAGCGATTTGCAGCCCGCTGCTTCCGTTTTACTACGCGCTAACGCCCGCAAATATTGCGCCTGGATAGCCCAACCTGAATGGTTTCAAATTCACCGATGGCGCTATTCCCAAGTTAGAAAAGCCTACCCAGAAACATTCGTAGCGCTTAGTCCGTCCTTAGTAGCTGGAGGTGATTGGTGTTCGTCGCCTGCGGCTGCTTCATCAGACGCTTCTAACTCACGCCACATCGAAGCCGCCTATCTATCGGGACTAGCCATGGCCGCAGCGCTTCAGAAGAAAGGTCTCCTATAATTTAGACAGATGGTTTAGATAAAGATCAAAACATAAAAACGCCAAGCAAAACGTCCATCCGATATACCTCACTGCTATGGCAGATGCCGCCGTTCAATTCACAGAGTTTCCCGAAGGGCCCTTACCCGATCACACACAGCTCCCTGAATCGGATGGAACGTTCGTGAAGAATTTTCAAGAGCATCTCCAAAGTATGCTGTTGACTAGTTCAATTCAGCCGTTGCTCGATCGGCGTCACCCGGATGGAAACTACGCTATCGGCCAAGACTGTGGCATCTACTGGCGACAAGCCGATCCACCTGAGAAGGGCGCAGAAGCACCCGGTTGGTTCTATGTACCCAATGTACCGCCGCTTTTAAATGGTCGGATTCGGCGCTCTTATGTGATGTGGCAAGAATATATCCCGCCGCTGATTGCGCTTGAGTTTGCTAGCGGCAGCGGCAGCGAAGAAAGAGATCGAACGCCCTTACTGAGAACAGAGGAGGACGAAGTTACTAAGCCGGGGAAATTCTGGGTATACGAGACGGTAATTCGCATCCCCTATTATGCTATCTACGAAATCAAAACGGCCAAACTAAAGGTCTATCACCTAGCCGATATGACCTACCAAAAGCTAGAGCCGAATGCTCGTGGTCGATATGAGATTAGCCCTTTGGGCGTGGAGCTAGGCGTATGGAGAGGTAGATACATCCTGCCAGATGAACAGTCGTGGCTGCGCTGGTGGGATCAGCACGGTCAGTTGATGCCTTCTAGTGAGGAGCGAGCGGAACAGGAAAGCTTGCGAGCGGAACAGGAAAGCTTGCGAGCAGATAGACTGGCTCAAAAGTTGAGAGAATTAGGCGTGGATCCAGATACGCTCTAGTAGACTATCCAAGACAAAGCTTAAGCTTTTGAGCGTGGTTTACCAGAAACTGATTTACTAAAAGCTGTGCTTTTGCGTTTGAAATAGGTGGCACTGCCATTTTGCTAGCTTTCATACAAGCTGAACTTCATGCGAACTGAACTTCATGCGAACCAATAGACCGGTGTGGGTGCGATCGCTACTCTCCTTAATTAAACGCACAGGAATCTTCTGCGTAGCGGTGCTTGTAGTCTTTTTAACAGGCCCATTGGGATCGCTACTTGTGCCGTCTACTGGTGGCGAGCCGACCACTCTAGACCATTTAGTAGGATCTAAGTCCTCATCACTTGATTCAGAAGTGCGAGGAGTTTGGGTCACCAATGTGGCTAGTAGCGTTTTCTTCATGCCCTGGGGAATTGCTAGCACTATCGAGCAGCTAGCAGATATGCGTTTCAATACGGTGTATCCAGTGGTATGGAATCGAGGCCAGACTATCTATCGCAGCGATCGCATGAAAGAGATTACCCAGCGTGATATCTCTCCACTCGTGGGTCTAATGCATCCTAGAGAAGACCCGTTAGCAGAAATGATCAGGCGAGGTCATCAAAAAGGACTGCGAGTCATTCCTTGGTTTGAATACGGCTTTATGGTGCCGTTACAGTCACGACTAGCCCAAGCGCATCCTGACTGGCTGACAGCCAGAGCAGATGGCAGCCAGCGACTCAGTGAAGATACTTTCGTAAATGGGCCAATTGAAGAAACACCAGAACTAGAAACTGCGTCAGAAAGCGCAATGGCTAGGTCAAAAAGACTGCATAGATTGCTAAAGAGCGGTGCGCCGAGCGAGCTAGGCTGGCTTAATCCGCTGCATCCAAATGTGCAGGCATTAATACTGGATCTCGTAGATGAGGTCACGACTTATTACGACGTAGACGGTATTCAATTTGACGATCACTTTAGTTTTCCAATTGAGTTTGGCTATGACGCGTTTACCGTGGCGCTGTATGAAGCGGAGCACGAGGGCCAATTACCGCCTTTAGACCCTGCTGACAAAGATTGGATTCACTGGCGAGCTGAAAAGCTCAGCGGCTTTGTGAACACTTTGCAAAAACGGGTAAAAGAAACTTGTTCGGACTGTGTGTTTTCGCTCTCGCCTAACCCAGCAAGCTATGCGTACCAGTATTATGCACAAGATTGGCAAACCTGGGCAGAGAAGGGCTGGCTAGATGAGCTAGTTGTACAGATCTATCGCAATGATCTAGATCAGTTTGCAGCGGAGCTAACCAAGGAGACGTTGCAGTCAATTCGCGATCGCATTCCGGTCAGCATTGGCATTCTTACGGGTACCTGGGGGAGCCCGATTGCTTTTGAGCAGATTAGCCAGCAAGTGATCAGCAGCCGAGATCATCACTTTTCGGGCGTGTCGTTTTTCTACTGGGATACGCTGTGGAGCTACTTCACACCAGAGCCACCCCAGCAGCGCCGCCAAAACTTTCGTGAGCTATTGCAAGAGGCAGACGCCGTATGACCTCTATGGGTAAGTGGGCGGTAGAAAAATGGTCGGCAGAGCGGCGATCGCTTGACAGGAGAGCGCTTAGACAAAGAGCAACACTTAAGGGCGATGAACTAACACTGTGGCTAAGCTGGACAGTATTAACCTGGCTTGCTTTTTTGAGTAGCTTGCTATTTGTAGAAGTGGGTGAACGGTTCGATCTTTCGATCGGTGAAGGGGTAGTTGGCGGTGGCCTAGTCGGACTGGCGCAGTGTTTGGTACTGCGGCCCTATATGCCTGGTGCCTATCGTTGGCTGATAGCGTGTTTAGTGAGTTGGGGCGCGCTCACGCTTTTTCAGGGGGGTGCGTTGGGATGGATGGCTCCAGCCACAATGAGTCTGCCACTGCGAGGTGAGTTTGGCCTTATGCAAGGTGCCTATGTGGGGCTGGGGCTAGGCGTAGGGCAGTGGCTAGCCATACGACGACAGGTAGCAGCGGCTTGGCGATGGGTGCCGATCAGTAGCGTCATTTGGGCAGTGGCGATCGCGATGGGCTGGGTAGTTGGGGGCGAATTAAGAGCAAGCAGCAACTTATTTATCGGCGAAGTGATTGGGTTAGCGGTGGCCTGGGGGGTAATCGCTGCGCTTTCTGGGATAGGAATAGTTGTGTTGCTGAGATGGAATCCTGCTAAAAAGACACTCGAAAAGGCGTCCATAAAGACACTAGGGATTGAAAAAGGAAAAAGTTACAAAGCCAGCCGAGCATTCGCATCAGCAACCGCGAAGGCATCCGGATCAAAATTGCCGTATTGATCAATCAGGTTCAAATAGTCTGGATCGTCAATATCTTCTAATCTAGCTAAAAGTTCGTCGTAGCCCCAGACACCGCCTGAACCTTCTGGTGGACAGGCTGACTTGCCATCGATACAGATAGGGAAGGAAGATACTTTTTGCGGTGCCGCCTCTAGCGTTTCTACCTCCGTTTCTAGCTCTATTCGATGTAGCCAGCCACTGCGTGGATCGTAGTTGTAGTACAGCATCTGACCAAGCGCTTCACTGGTAGCGAATACTTCCATTAGATACTCTGCTGAATCGAGCTTGTTTTCTTGGCCTAGCCCTAGGCGAAACTGATAGGGATGTAGGTTCTCCCACCCCATCGCCTGCTGAACAATTCTGTGTAGCTCGGCTAGCGTTGTTTTTGAAGCAACAATCACGCGCCGCCAAATTTCTGGCTCACTATCGGTCAAGGTAATTTTGAGCTGATAGGGCGGTGTCTGACTCACCGTTGCTTCTGCCATTCTAGAGCGTCCCACCATGTTCGCTTAGCCAGTCTTCACCTAGCTGAATTGTGATATCGGACTCTAGGTCGCCCGTACTTTCTACCCAAACTTCACCCACACCTAAAAACTGCTGAATCTCTCGCGCGCTAGCGACATCGCCGCGCTGGGCGAGGATTTTGGTTTTGCTGAGCGGCTGGCGCAGTGAGCGTGAGATCGCCACGTTCATATAGCCAGTATCGTACAGGTTATTGGCTAGCGACTGCACTGCCACATCGTCATAGGTACTATCTTGAATGGCGATTCGTAAATAAGACGGATCGATCCGCTCTGAAACGGCAAAGGCGTTAGAAAGGCCAAAGTACTGCTCGGCTAAAGCATCAATCTCTGAGTAGTTTGGAATCCAATAGCTAAGGTCGTAGTCGTCGTAGCTGCTGAAGCTACCAGGAAGCATTAGCATCTGGACGTTAGAGCGATCGGTTTGGGCTCCATAGCCAACTAGAGCGGCTAGCTCTTCGACGGAAAGGTTGGTGTCTACGTTGGATTGGATGACGGAGAGAATTTTGGGCAACCGCGCAATCGTTGTGGGGTTTAGGGCTTGTTGGGCGAGCGCTCGCATGAATATTTGCTGTCTTTGTACCCGGCCAATATCGCCGTTGTTGTCATAGCGAAACCGCAGGAACTGCAATGCCTGGTTCCCGTTGAGTCGCTGCTGGCCTGCCTTCAGATTGATATAT
It includes:
- a CDS encoding glycoside hydrolase family 10 protein; translation: MRTNRPVWVRSLLSLIKRTGIFCVAVLVVFLTGPLGSLLVPSTGGEPTTLDHLVGSKSSSLDSEVRGVWVTNVASSVFFMPWGIASTIEQLADMRFNTVYPVVWNRGQTIYRSDRMKEITQRDISPLVGLMHPREDPLAEMIRRGHQKGLRVIPWFEYGFMVPLQSRLAQAHPDWLTARADGSQRLSEDTFVNGPIEETPELETASESAMARSKRLHRLLKSGAPSELGWLNPLHPNVQALILDLVDEVTTYYDVDGIQFDDHFSFPIEFGYDAFTVALYEAEHEGQLPPLDPADKDWIHWRAEKLSGFVNTLQKRVKETCSDCVFSLSPNPASYAYQYYAQDWQTWAEKGWLDELVVQIYRNDLDQFAAELTKETLQSIRDRIPVSIGILTGTWGSPIAFEQISQQVISSRDHHFSGVSFFYWDTLWSYFTPEPPQQRRQNFRELLQEADAV
- a CDS encoding DUF3143 domain-containing protein, producing MPPATAPLYNHPLPDIETWLTSQGCHRDSDNISQWRFSSAGWTAELLLDTDSIVVHYAGSDGKTIQRSFKYSLSRSDLEKVIFSGP
- a CDS encoding NAD(P)/FAD-dependent oxidoreductase, with product MWDVAIIGAGLTGLTCARQLRAAGLTVCVLDKSRGLGGRMATRRVDAQDYGRAHRPVRVDHGLRYWQPSATIQTLTDELIAADVLRGWNVSAYELHKDDVLVPIESQPVYVVKAGMSAVAKYLANGLIPDETLLSNHRAIELTPEGSGWRITCEEERVVLAQRCAIAIPAAQAANLLEARSDDTKESTSLSDSLNEHVLEALRAVEYDPCLTVIAGYGEQAEMGKLDPNGWMVTDIAGSSTDWTALDSSKRDNPTETVIVIHSKPAFAERYIDTSDLQPAASVLLRANARKYCAWIAQPEWFQIHRWRYSQVRKAYPETFVALSPSLVAGGDWCSSPAAASSDASNSRHIEAAYLSGLAMAAALQKKGLL
- a CDS encoding plasmid pRiA4b ORF-3 family protein, whose translation is MVGRSRMAEATVSQTPPYQLKITLTDSEPEIWRRVIVASKTTLAELHRIVQQAMGWENLHPYQFRLGLGQENKLDSAEYLMEVFATSEALGQMLYYNYDPRSGWLHRIELETEVETLEAAPQKVSSFPICIDGKSACPPEGSGGVWGYDELLARLEDIDDPDYLNLIDQYGNFDPDAFAVADANARLAL
- a CDS encoding PstS family phosphate ABC transporter substrate-binding protein, whose amino-acid sequence is MQRFAQKIKSAARPARLAYSFSILALSASLAACGGGTAEDPAADVSAADADSGVSGEIQIDGSSTVFPISEAMAEEFQIANPDTRVTVGVSGSGGGFKKFCAGETDISNASRPIKEEEVALCDEAGIEFIEVPIAYDGITLVTNPENDWAQCLTVEQLNAMWSPDAEGSVENWNQVDPEFPDEPLELFGPGTDSGTFDYFTDEVSGEEGASRGDYTASEDDNVIVTGVESTSGGLGYFGYAYYEENQDQLKSVEIENEAGECVAPSRETIADGSYNPMSRPLYFYVQKEAYDTKPQVKAFVDYQLDAENGELVQEAGYITLPDDALAQAKSRVEEGKLGKDPI
- a CDS encoding LCP family protein: MPHWLGVSILLGGVTSLSMVAGALLAISLETTPLQQSALSPEEAAIFTSEGPIAGGNKLRLPRLSRPVNILLLGTKVTSSDLNDYDAIYEDGYDALVNSLEGLSDTMLLLRFDPSNESVSVLSVPRDTRTNVGGVVTKINEANLQGGPALSAQSVSELLGGVSIDRYVRINVQGVEKLIDAIGGVVVNVPKDMKYQDDAQHLYINLKAGQQRLNGNQALQFLRFRYDNNGDIGRVQRQQIFMRALAQQALNPTTIARLPKILSVIQSNVDTNLSVEELAALVGYGAQTDRSNVQMLMLPGSFSSYDDYDLSYWIPNYSEIDALAEQYFGLSNAFAVSERIDPSYLRIAIQDSTYDDVAVQSLANNLYDTGYMNVAISRSLRQPLSKTKILAQRGDVASAREIQQFLGVGEVWVESTGDLESDITIQLGEDWLSEHGGTL
- the pstC gene encoding phosphate ABC transporter permease subunit PstC codes for the protein MTANVKGDIAPGSWNPKRDRARMVQTIVKIIFGAFAAISIFTTIGILATLIFETVAFFQEISIIRFLTETRWTPLFASKQFGIFVLISATVMIAVISVLVALPLGLLSAICLSEYATPGVRKILKPILEILAGVPTVVYGYFALLTVTPFLQTFLPNLQGFNALSAGLVLGVMITPLVASLSEDALYSVPRSLKDGAYALGATKRETVVSVILPAAVSGIVSSLILAISRAVGETMIVTLAAGANPTLGFNPFVPVMTMTAFIVQITAGDAPHGTIAYKTLFAVGMTLFLMTFALNIFSFWFVRRFREKYD
- a CDS encoding thiol-disulfide oxidoreductase DCC family protein encodes the protein MYAVIYDGNCNLCVTLVQLLEKLDRGQRFSYVPMQDEKTLAKLEVTAAECEMGMILIAPATGEVAAQRWQGSDAAEEIGRLLPMGDVFVRAYRALPGLKSGGDRTYEFVRDNRYQLFGKRASTYTSNYTACAEGACEKYLSE
- a CDS encoding J domain-containing protein, with translation MLDPTSSPPYSHYDLLGLRPNASVQEIRRAYRDLSKLYHPDTTELESAIATRKFQALNEAYAILSSPEKRLSYDYEIGYSRLSVMRPLSANAPSGSSPKSYDPMASAYLDSTDRPLSAGELFALFILGITFIGCLILVCTIGLTQSDSAL
- a CDS encoding YaaW family protein, with translation MLETQQAKRVDELRSGLELATDKELHAIAQLLFQPKFNPLDYLYTPQPVDISKHDRLDQIALLERRFRYLAADGLTVLRNRTQQVSYRQALLQVCRHLKMRGYENLPTAELESEVFLILLEKTWQQLPPREQQKVTKDLRSAIVNTTEFERLPDTLKQNPLALFAKGSGALAVSALVRPWLLKQIANQFALHLARYQVAKQALVKGGLSAAAQVQSRAAAHVATRGMIATSARYGATRGLLSFLGPALWTWFLADLGWRAVATNYARVIPVVFAIAQIRLLRTHYDSTYYFAQA
- the pstA gene encoding phosphate ABC transporter permease PstA translates to METNISSRPQQNAPQGAQKSSFAVNLNRRYTIDRIFKAAAWGATIVSVVILAWLLLTILMDGLGTLNWNFVTSFPSRKAERAGIVAALAGTVWLMGLVALFAFPIGVGAGIYLEEFAGDNWFTRFVEINIGNLAGVPSIIYGLLGLAVFVRIMEPITGGRSVLSGSLTISLLILPIVIVATREALRAIPESLRLAGYALGATRWQVVRSHVLPAAAPGILTGMILALSRAIGETASLIAVGAAVFISFLPEGLNSQFTAMPIQIYNWISRPQDEFHYIAASGIIVLMTALLVMNGLAIYLRNRFQQEKI